In Solanum lycopersicum chromosome 5, SLM_r2.1, the following are encoded in one genomic region:
- the LOC138348771 gene encoding uncharacterized protein, with the protein MSEDFQRRQSNTIEAQLQCTFKSINGYLESIGRSVDKYDIPQIKQHLQQPEPHECREIIEEMPIKFVVEDVDTKSNLIQEQAQIYNTILGRVNSGTPRLFFVDGPIRTRKTFLYRALLAKVRTNGNIALASATSGVAATILPGDRTTQ; encoded by the coding sequence ATGTCTGAGGACTTTCAAAGGCGGCAGTCCAACACAATTGAGGCACAACTACAATGTACCTTCAAAAGTATTAACGGTTACTTAGAGAGTATTGGACGAAGTGTTGACAAATATGATATCCCTCAAATCAAACAACATTTACAGCAACCTGAACCACATGAATGTAGAGAAATAATAGAAGAAATGCCTATCAAGTTTGTAGTTGAAGATGTTGACACAAAATCAAATTTGATACAAGAACAAGCACAAATTTACAATACCATTCTCGGGAGGGTGAACTCAGGGACACCGAGGTTATTCTTTGTAGATGGGCCTATACGAACTAGGAAAACTTTCCTTTATCGGGCATTACTAGCCAAGGTGAGAACAAACGGAAATATAGCATTGGCATCAGCAACCAGTGGTGTAGCAGCAACAATATTACCTGGAGACCGTACGACACAGTAA